One part of the Ziziphus jujuba cultivar Dongzao chromosome 2, ASM3175591v1 genome encodes these proteins:
- the LOC132800664 gene encoding putative disease resistance protein At3g14460, with amino-acid sequence MFVSGDSCFRLDDNVSKVVRKSTRHLSGLQCDLHYIKKFEDLCNKKILRTVILKKIYLSRDEYLMHILEQLQSMQYLRVLDVCGGFYNTEESPCMTKVLNSIANLKLLRHLRFDGTRIKEIPDSICNLYNLQTLILRNCGLTRLPDSIGNLKQLIYLDLYRSWIGKIPDSIGNLKHLGYMDLSWSPIEKMPDSIGNLEDLRYLDLSHSLIEKIPDTICNLHELQTLKLYSCYYLEHLPNSITTLINLCHLGKDSGSNIKELGELQHLQGRDLLIKGLENVINEEDASGAKLKDKKRITLLCLEWTSDSDDSQLARLPSLESVVIAGFNMMEKIGNEFYSDSDGSSSSSAITKPFKSLKSLEFSCMAEWMEWSVVEVEGNREEGGGVFSNLRKLELSNCPKLKGECLPDYLPCLETLSIRKSDRLATSLSGHQYPSLRVLRIWTCQKMKTFPEGSLPSDIQSIEIRECDELVSLLEE; translated from the exons ATGTTTGTATCCGGTGACTCTTGTTTTAGGTTGGATGACAACGTCTCAAAAGTTGTAAGAAAGAGTACTCGTCATTTGTCAGGTTTACAATGTGACCTCCATTATATCAAGAAATTCGAGGATTTATGTAATAAGAAGATATTGCGCACTgtgatattgaaaaaaatttatctatCTAGAGATGAATACTTGATGCATATTCTTGAACAGTTGCAATCAATGCAGTACTTAAGAGTGCTTGATGTATGTGGAGGTTTTTATAATACGGAAGAAAGTCCTTGCATGACAAAGGTGCTCAACTCCATTGCCAATTTGAAGCTCTTGCGACATCTGAGGTTCGATGGTACTAGAATTAAGGAAATACCTGATTCAATTTGTAATTTGTACAATTTACAGACATTAATACTAAGAAATTGTGGCCTTACTAGGTTGCCTGATTCAATTGGCAATTTAAAACAGCTAATTTATTTGGACTTATATCGTTCTTGGATTGGAAAGATACCGGATTCAATTGGCAATTTGAAACATCTTGGGTATATGGACTTAAGTTGGTCTCCGATTGAAAAGATGCCAGATTCAATTGGCAATTTGGAAGATTTAAGGTATTTGGACTTAAGTCATTCTTTGATTGAAAAGATACCCGACACAATATGCAATTTGCATGAGTTGCAAACATTGAAGTTGTACAGTTGTTATTATCTTGAACATTTACCAAATAGCATCACAACGCTAATCAACTTGTGCCATCTCG GAAAGGATAGCGGATCCAATATTAAAGAGTTAGGTGAGCTTCAACATCTTCAGGGACGTGATCTTCTTATCAAAGGACTTGAGAATGTAATAAATGAGGAAGATGCTTCGGGGGCCAAATTGAAGGATAAGAAGCGTATTACTCTACTTTGTTTGGAGTGGACGAGTGATAGTGATGATTCGCAGCTAGCACGA CTACCTTCCTTGGAATCCGTCGTCATTGCTGGATTTAATATGATGGAGAAGATAGGCAATGAATTTTACAGTGATAGTgatggttcttcttcttcttctgcgaTCACTAAACCATTCAAGTCGTTAAAAAGCTTGGAATTTTCATGTATGGCAGAGTGGATGGAGTGGTCAGTGGTGGAAGTTGAAGGTAACAGAGAAGAAGGTGGTGGAGTTTTCTCAAACCTTAGAAAGCTTGAATTGTCAAACTGTCCGAAGCTAAAAGGGGAGTGCTTACCGGATTATCTTCCGTGTTTGGAAACTCTTTCGATACGGAAAAGTGACCGCCTGGCGACCTCACTCTCAGGGCATCAATACCCATCGCTGCGTGTATTGAGAATATGGACTTGTCAAAAAATGAAGACATTCCCGGAAGGGAGCTTGCCCTCCGATATACAGTCAATTGAAATTCGGGAATGCGATGAACTGGTGTCACTTTTGGAAGAGTGA
- the LOC132800464 gene encoding putative disease resistance RPP13-like protein 1 — translation MAAEVVGGALLSAFLQMLFDKMDSKDVLNIIRRKKLNNRLLEKLNIKLLSAESVLKDAEDKQIKHQAVRKWLAKLKEVIYDADDLVDEINTEALRYEIEGESENTSQQVLKFISTPFTAFNKQDVESKIEEILDRLDFIFQQKDSLGLKVGVQNKPPRRTPSTSLVEESAVYGRDDDKKAILDLLLSDEVGGNNISVIPIVGMGGIGKTTLAQLIYNNDYVKNHFEIKAWACISDDFDVFRITKIIFESITSQTCDITDLNRLQENLKQKLVEKKFLFVLDDVWNEDYIEWDKLKSPFEFGACGSKIIVTTCSEKVANMVRNVMNYTLKTMSEDECWLLFVKHAFGNVELCAHPDLVGIGKKLVRKCQGLPLAVKSLGGLLRNEENPQEWERILKNDIWESSEREHNILPSLWLSYYYLPQHLKRCFAYCSVFPKDYEFKKEDLILLWMGENLLEPLRNKTAEEVGKEYFNDLLSRSLF, via the coding sequence ATGGCTGCAGAAGTAGTAGGAGGAGCTTTACTCTCTGCTTTCCTTCAGATGTTGTTTGACAAGATGGATTCCAAGGATGTCCTTAACATCATCCGGAGAAAGAAACTCAACAACAGGCTGCTCGAGAAGTTGAACATTAAGCTGCTGTCAGCTGAGTCGGTGCTGAAAGATGCTGAGGACAAGCAAATAAAACACCAAGCTGTGAGGAAGTGGCTTGCTAAGCTCAAGGAAGTAATCTATGATGCAGATGACTTGGTGGACGAGATTAATACTGAAGCTTTGCGATATGAGATTGAAGGTGAATCTGAAAACACCTCACAACAGGTACTAAAATTCATCTCAACTCCATTTACTGCTTTTAACAAACAGGATGTGGAGTCGAAGATAGAGGAAATCCTTGATAGATTGGactttatttttcaacaaaaggaTTCCCTTGGCCTCAAAGTAGGTGTTCAAAACAAACCTCCACGAAGAACACCATCAACTTCTTTAGTAGAAGAATCTGCTGTGTATGGCAGGGATGATGACAAAAAGGCTATCCTTGATTTGTTGCTATCAGATGAAGTTGGTGGCAATAATATTTCAGTGATTCCCATAGTGGGCATGGGCGGGATTGGCAAGACCACCCTTGCTCAGCTCATTTACAATAATGACTATGTAAAGAACCATTTTGAGATCAAAGCATGGGCTTGCATCTCAGATGATTTTGATGTTTTTAGaatcacaaaaataatttttgagtcGATTACATCTCAAACATGTGATATTACAGACTTGAATCGACTTCAAGAAAACTTAAAGCAGAAGTTGGTGGAAAagaaatttctctttgttttagaTGATGTGTGGAATGAGGATTATATTGAGTGGGATAAATTGAAAAGTCCTTTTGAATTTGGAGCATGTGGGAGTAAAATTATTGTGACAACATGCAGTGAAAAAGTTGCAAATATGGTGCGAAATGTTATGAATTATACGCTAAAAACAATGTCTGAAGATGAATGTTGGTTGTTATTTGTTAAGCATGCCTTTGGTAATGTAGAGCTATGTGCACATCCCGATTTGGTAGGAATTGGTAAAAAACTTGTTAGAAAGTGTCAAGGTCTTCCATTGGCCGTAAAATCCCTGGGTGGTCTCTTGCGTAATGAAGAAAATCCACAAGAATGGGAGAGAATTCTAAAGAATGACATATGGGAGTCATCTGAAAGGGAACATAACATTCTTCCATCCCTGTGGTTGAGCTATTATTATCTGCCTCAACATCTTAAAAGATGTTTTGCTTACTGCTCAGTTTTTCCAAAAGATTATGAATTTAAGAAAGAAGATCTAATATTACTATGGATGGGAGAAAATCTTTTGGAGCCCCTTAGAAATAAGACTGCAGAAGAAGTTGGAAAGGAATACTTCAACGATCTGCTCTCAAGGTCATTGTTTTAG